The following are encoded together in the Ezakiella massiliensis genome:
- a CDS encoding U32 family peptidase, translated as MTKNKGELLAPGGGFDEVIAAFNAGADAVYTGLKSYSARKLAKNLSLDELDYLIKYAHMMDKKIFLAINTIMYDGELEDLMETIDQIISKGPDAIIIQDLGLFSLLKEAYPDLEMHASTQMTADNYYAVKNLRDLGFERVVVARELAADEIRDIKKDLSVDIEVFIHGALCVCYSGDCYFSSAIGTRSANRGDCAQPCRKRYRLLVDGRPTDKEGFYLSMKDLNSSFDLPKLVGIADSFKIEGRMKSKEYVYTITKFYRDILDGENISHDQEMNVTDAFSRGFTKGFLFAGDKDDLINKNSPKHIGSLVGKIIKKGKDFYISLDEDLNPGDGLTFPDENGKSTGIKVDKIYKSGQQIKLDEKSQEGAKVYRNYSARLYDGLARVNEPRKLPLEFTVSGNVGEPIKVIANSNFKYIEYTSDYILQEARKPLDKDIIIDQLSRVGDTFFETPAVNINLAADAFVPKSVLNDLRRSAIEKLIEIQPIKKAKDFEANKVINNKKSKPILCAIVKGKVDLDKDFEYVATETMDEEVFKFYKDKSYKTILITPSVATKDYIDRARNFIKNGLVDALEVNNYGLLDLAGEIDVIAGDGLNITNSYAINYLKTKGISNIIPSREISLKEIESLQSKTDSRFILKYYTRTVSMTNKAVHPDIKTELDQNKRVEIMDIKNEIFPVEKHGEVYRIYNSKPLFMGERIENINADMIMIEVDENLDQVKLYLFDNKDISFEYTRGHYRRGV; from the coding sequence TTGACAAAAAATAAGGGAGAACTGCTGGCTCCTGGAGGTGGCTTTGACGAGGTCATAGCTGCTTTTAATGCTGGGGCCGACGCAGTTTATACTGGCCTTAAATCCTACAGTGCCAGAAAACTTGCAAAAAATTTAAGCCTAGATGAGCTAGATTATTTAATAAAATACGCCCATATGATGGATAAAAAGATTTTCTTGGCAATAAACACCATTATGTACGATGGTGAGCTGGAGGATTTGATGGAGACTATCGACCAGATAATATCCAAGGGGCCAGATGCTATTATTATACAGGACCTGGGTCTTTTTAGCCTGTTAAAAGAGGCTTATCCAGACTTGGAGATGCACGCGTCCACGCAGATGACCGCTGACAATTATTACGCTGTAAAAAACCTCAGAGACTTAGGTTTTGAAAGAGTGGTTGTCGCCAGAGAACTAGCCGCTGATGAGATAAGAGACATCAAGAAGGACTTAAGTGTAGACATAGAGGTCTTTATCCACGGGGCTCTTTGTGTTTGCTATTCAGGCGATTGTTATTTTTCTTCGGCCATAGGAACTCGGTCGGCCAATAGGGGCGACTGCGCTCAGCCGTGTAGGAAAAGATACAGGCTTCTTGTGGACGGCAGGCCAACTGATAAGGAAGGTTTTTATCTGTCTATGAAGGATTTAAATTCTTCTTTTGATTTGCCTAAGCTAGTCGGTATAGCTGACTCCTTTAAAATTGAGGGCAGGATGAAGTCCAAGGAGTACGTCTATACTATTACGAAATTTTACAGGGATATCTTGGACGGCGAAAATATTTCTCACGACCAGGAAATGAATGTGACTGATGCCTTTAGCCGAGGCTTTACCAAGGGCTTTTTGTTTGCTGGGGACAAGGATGATTTAATCAATAAAAATTCTCCAAAACATATTGGCAGCCTGGTTGGTAAAATTATAAAAAAAGGTAAGGATTTTTACATCAGCTTAGATGAAGATTTAAATCCAGGCGATGGCTTAACATTTCCAGATGAAAATGGAAAATCAACTGGGATAAAAGTCGATAAGATTTATAAATCTGGCCAGCAGATTAAATTGGATGAAAAGAGCCAAGAGGGAGCCAAGGTTTACAGGAATTATTCAGCTAGATTATACGATGGCTTAGCAAGAGTAAACGAGCCAAGGAAATTACCCTTGGAATTTACTGTCTCTGGAAATGTGGGTGAGCCCATAAAGGTAATTGCAAATTCAAATTTTAAATATATAGAATACACTAGCGATTATATTTTGCAAGAGGCCAGGAAGCCGCTTGATAAAGATATAATTATAGACCAACTCTCAAGAGTTGGGGATACATTTTTTGAAACGCCGGCGGTTAATATAAACCTGGCGGCTGATGCTTTTGTGCCAAAGTCAGTTTTAAATGACCTCAGGCGGTCGGCCATAGAAAAATTAATTGAAATTCAGCCTATTAAAAAAGCTAAAGACTTTGAGGCAAATAAAGTAATTAATAATAAAAAATCAAAACCGATCCTATGCGCTATAGTTAAGGGTAAGGTTGATTTGGATAAAGATTTTGAATATGTGGCCACTGAAACCATGGACGAAGAAGTTTTTAAATTTTATAAGGATAAGTCTTATAAGACAATTTTAATTACGCCGTCTGTGGCAACTAAGGATTATATTGATAGAGCTAGGAACTTTATAAAAAATGGATTGGTCGACGCTCTTGAAGTAAATAATTATGGATTATTAGACTTGGCTGGTGAAATTGATGTTATTGCAGGTGATGGATTAAATATTACCAATTCCTATGCCATTAATTATTTAAAGACCAAAGGTATTTCAAATATTATTCCGTCCAGGGAGATAAGTTTGAAGGAAATCGAAAGTCTTCAGTCCAAAACCGATTCGAGATTTATTTTAAAATATTATACCAGGACTGTGTCAATGACTAACAAGGCGGTCCATCCAGACATAAAAACTGAACTTGATCAAAATAAAAGGGTCGAGATTATGGATATAAAAAATGAGATTTTTCCAGTGGAAAAGCATGGAGAAGTTTATAGGATATACAATTCCAAACCACTCTTTATGGGGGAAAGAATAGAAAATATAAATGCGGATATGATTATGATTGAGGTTGATGAAAATCTTGACCAGGTAAAATTATATCTCTTTGACAATAAAGATATAAGCTTTGAATACACAAGGGGACATTACAGAAGGGGAGTTTAA
- a CDS encoding endonuclease MutS2: MEGKSLKTLEFDKIMNIISDFAGSEYGKTCIKTAQPFDSQLEIKLALDKLDDTMKLIGQVGNLYFGGLVDYTDYIKRASIGGILGISSLYDILHALKLASDLKNISIEANKAGELIKLITIDQNLLKDLDKAIVDRENLSNNASPLLRSLNRKKIQKTEEANEKLKSFVNSKANEKYLQDALITVREGRYVVPVKREYKGMISGITHDVSSSGGTYFIEPQSIVNINNEIREIEIQIDEEINRILKDFSNRIGRAKDELTYNFELMTELDILHAKAQYAIEHGHTKPIFTDDGSVDIRQMFHPLIDPEVVVKTDIEMDSDLKVLVITGPNTGGKTVVLKTAGIISLLAQSGCFIPALEGSKIPIYKNIYTDIGDEQSIEQSLSTFSSHMVNIVNILSFKEENSLYLFDELGAGTDPTEGAALAMSIIDSLREKDVKVLATTHYAELKLYALSTDGVVNGSMEFDVGSLKPTYRLNIGLPGRSNAFEISKKLGLADEYIIKAEEYISENNLEFENVLAEIEKNKVYAETQKAEYESKLKEFEDRERKNKEEIEKLKEKARKELDKANEEAREIYQKAKRDYEEIIKDANKLVHSIDNNSAREIQETRTHIRKNIDKLQSDNKKRLPKSNVSAEDVKIGSTVKIISIDKVGQVVDLPNENGDLIVQVGILKVNSNLKDIYLMDAKPQKERKKSSFRNTKAMDIKTEIDLRGVDTEELYDRVDKYLDDCVMSGLKEATIVHGKGTGALRKATHELLRNHPHVKSYRLGEVGEGDTGVTVVTLK, translated from the coding sequence ATGGAAGGCAAATCTTTAAAGACATTAGAATTCGATAAGATTATGAATATCATTTCAGACTTTGCTGGTAGCGAATACGGCAAGACCTGCATAAAAACTGCCCAGCCCTTTGATAGCCAGCTGGAGATTAAGCTTGCTTTGGATAAGCTTGATGACACGATGAAATTAATTGGCCAGGTCGGAAACTTATATTTCGGTGGCCTGGTTGATTACACGGATTACATCAAACGGGCAAGCATTGGTGGAATCCTGGGAATTTCATCTCTGTATGATATCCTCCACGCTTTGAAATTGGCCAGCGACTTAAAAAATATTAGTATCGAAGCTAACAAGGCTGGAGAGCTAATAAAGCTAATTACCATTGACCAAAATCTTTTAAAAGACCTGGACAAGGCCATTGTTGATAGAGAAAATCTTTCCAATAACGCCAGTCCACTTTTGAGGTCTCTCAACAGGAAGAAGATTCAAAAAACTGAAGAGGCTAACGAAAAGCTCAAGTCTTTTGTAAATTCAAAGGCCAATGAAAAGTATTTGCAAGACGCTCTGATAACTGTCCGTGAAGGCAGGTACGTTGTTCCTGTTAAACGCGAGTACAAGGGGATGATCTCTGGTATTACCCATGATGTTAGCTCCAGCGGTGGCACTTATTTTATTGAGCCTCAAAGCATTGTAAATATAAATAATGAAATTCGTGAAATCGAAATTCAAATTGATGAAGAAATAAACAGAATACTTAAAGATTTTTCAAATCGGATTGGCAGGGCTAAGGACGAGCTCACCTATAATTTTGAACTAATGACTGAACTCGATATTCTCCATGCCAAGGCCCAGTACGCAATAGAACACGGGCACACAAAACCGATTTTTACTGACGACGGGTCCGTGGATATCAGACAGATGTTTCACCCGTTAATAGATCCAGAAGTCGTAGTTAAAACTGATATAGAAATGGATTCAGACTTAAAGGTTTTGGTTATCACTGGACCTAATACAGGTGGTAAGACCGTTGTATTAAAAACGGCGGGAATCATTTCCCTTCTGGCTCAAAGCGGTTGCTTTATACCAGCTTTGGAAGGGTCCAAGATTCCAATCTACAAAAATATTTATACTGATATTGGCGACGAGCAATCCATTGAGCAAAGTTTGTCGACCTTCTCATCTCACATGGTAAATATTGTAAATATTTTATCTTTCAAGGAAGAAAATTCTCTGTATTTATTTGATGAGCTGGGTGCTGGTACAGACCCAACCGAAGGGGCAGCCCTGGCTATGAGCATCATAGATTCTCTAAGGGAAAAGGATGTAAAAGTCCTCGCCACAACTCACTACGCTGAGCTCAAACTCTATGCCTTAAGCACAGACGGGGTTGTAAATGGCAGTATGGAATTTGATGTCGGAAGTTTGAAGCCGACTTACAGGTTAAATATTGGCCTCCCTGGTCGGTCAAACGCCTTTGAAATTTCAAAGAAACTTGGATTAGCGGATGAATATATCATAAAGGCTGAAGAATATATTAGCGAAAACAATCTAGAATTTGAGAATGTTTTGGCGGAAATAGAAAAAAACAAAGTCTACGCTGAAACTCAAAAGGCTGAATACGAAAGCAAGCTAAAAGAATTTGAAGACCGAGAAAGAAAAAATAAAGAAGAAATTGAAAAGTTAAAAGAAAAAGCCAGAAAAGAACTTGACAAGGCCAATGAAGAGGCCAGGGAAATATATCAAAAGGCCAAGAGAGATTACGAAGAGATAATCAAAGACGCCAACAAGCTTGTTCATAGCATTGATAACAATAGCGCCAGAGAAATCCAAGAAACTCGGACTCATATTAGAAAAAATATTGACAAGTTGCAGAGCGATAATAAAAAACGCTTGCCAAAGTCAAATGTCAGCGCTGAAGATGTTAAAATTGGAAGTACAGTTAAGATTATTTCCATAGATAAGGTTGGCCAAGTTGTGGACCTGCCAAATGAAAATGGAGACTTGATCGTTCAGGTTGGAATCTTAAAGGTAAATTCAAACCTAAAGGATATTTATCTCATGGATGCCAAGCCACAGAAGGAAAGAAAAAAATCTTCCTTTAGAAATACTAAGGCCATGGACATTAAGACAGAAATAGACTTGCGCGGAGTTGACACCGAGGAACTCTATGATCGGGTAGATAAGTATTTAGACGATTGCGTTATGAGTGGTCTCAAGGAGGCAACCATAGTTCACGGTAAGGGGACGGGAGCTCTCAGAAAGGCAACCCATGAATTATTAAGGAATCATCCACACGTTAAATCTTATAGGTTGGGCGAAGTTGGAGAAGGCGATACAGGCGTGACAGTTGTCACTTTAAAATAG
- the argS gene encoding arginine--tRNA ligase, translated as MDFKKILIDKLKDKINLSTEELEKIIEVPQDRTMGDLALPCFALAKTMRKAPQAIAEEIKSSIDFEPDFEKVQAVGPYLNFFISKDKLKDSLVESFKADGEEYGKSDFGQGRHVVIDYSSPNIAKPFHIGHIRSTLIGNAIYRIAKRIGFDPVGVNHLGDYGTQFGMLIAAYKEWGDKDEIEKNPIDEFLKLYVRMNKEIEENPEKREVAHEWFKKLEEKDEEAVSLWKWMRDLSLEEFNAVYDRLGIEFDSYNGEAFYQDYLPEVVEELRSKNLLTESDGCEIVEFDDGTTPLIITKSNGTTTYATRDIATAEYRYRNYEFYKNLYVVATEQNLHFKQLFKTLGLMGYEWSKDCEHVSFGMVSVKDGALSTRKGKVLYLKDVINKAEEKTLEIINERNPELENKEDVARQVGIGAIKFQELYNQRIKDYVFDWDRTLSFDGETGPYVQYTYARANSVIEKSGSKASFDDIKSEYLNDDEVVLMKEIYKLPNVIMDAFEKFEPYLVSRQIMEIVKEYNRYYYNNQINTDDEGLTKHRLGISLMAKTAIKSGVSLLGMETPEKM; from the coding sequence ATGGATTTTAAAAAGATATTGATAGACAAGTTAAAAGATAAGATTAATTTAAGCACAGAAGAACTTGAAAAAATTATAGAAGTTCCGCAAGACAGGACCATGGGAGATTTGGCTCTTCCTTGTTTTGCCCTTGCAAAGACCATGAGAAAAGCCCCCCAAGCTATAGCCGAAGAAATTAAATCTTCAATCGACTTTGAGCCAGATTTTGAAAAAGTTCAAGCTGTTGGTCCTTATCTAAACTTTTTTATTAGCAAAGATAAACTCAAAGATTCTTTGGTTGAAAGCTTTAAGGCTGATGGCGAAGAATACGGCAAAAGTGACTTTGGCCAAGGCAGACATGTAGTTATCGACTACTCATCTCCTAACATTGCCAAGCCTTTCCACATTGGCCACATTAGAAGTACCTTAATCGGCAATGCCATTTACAGGATTGCCAAGAGAATTGGTTTTGATCCTGTTGGCGTCAACCACTTGGGCGATTACGGAACTCAATTTGGCATGCTTATCGCCGCCTACAAGGAATGGGGCGACAAGGATGAAATTGAAAAGAATCCTATTGATGAATTCTTAAAATTATATGTAAGGATGAATAAAGAAATCGAAGAGAATCCTGAAAAGAGAGAAGTTGCTCACGAATGGTTTAAAAAGTTGGAGGAAAAAGATGAGGAAGCAGTCAGCCTTTGGAAGTGGATGAGGGACTTGAGCCTTGAGGAATTCAACGCAGTTTATGATAGGCTGGGGATTGAATTTGATTCCTATAATGGCGAGGCCTTTTACCAAGACTACCTGCCAGAAGTTGTAGAAGAACTCAGAAGCAAAAATCTTTTGACCGAGTCAGATGGTTGCGAAATTGTAGAATTTGATGATGGGACAACTCCACTCATTATCACTAAATCAAATGGTACAACAACTTATGCAACCAGGGATATAGCTACTGCTGAATATAGGTACAGAAATTATGAGTTCTACAAAAATCTCTATGTCGTTGCGACCGAACAAAACCTACACTTTAAACAGCTCTTTAAAACGCTGGGTTTAATGGGTTATGAATGGTCCAAGGATTGTGAACACGTATCATTTGGTATGGTCAGTGTTAAAGACGGAGCTCTGTCTACAAGAAAAGGCAAGGTCTTATATTTGAAAGATGTTATTAACAAGGCCGAAGAAAAGACTCTTGAAATTATAAATGAAAGAAACCCTGAACTTGAAAACAAAGAAGATGTGGCCAGACAAGTTGGCATTGGCGCCATTAAATTCCAAGAGCTCTACAACCAAAGGATTAAAGACTATGTCTTCGATTGGGATAGGACTTTATCATTCGACGGAGAGACTGGACCCTATGTTCAATACACTTACGCCAGAGCAAATAGTGTAATAGAAAAATCTGGATCCAAGGCTTCTTTTGATGATATAAAAAGCGAATATTTAAATGACGATGAAGTTGTCTTGATGAAAGAGATTTACAAATTGCCAAATGTAATTATGGATGCCTTTGAAAAGTTCGAACCTTATTTAGTATCCAGACAAATAATGGAAATCGTCAAAGAATACAACCGTTATTATTATAATAACCAAATTAACACCGATGATGAGGGGCTAACCAAACACAGATTGGGCATTTCACTAATGGCAAAAACTGCCATTAAATCTGGAGTAAGTTTGCTTGGCATGGAAACACCGGAGAAGATGTAA